Proteins found in one Anoplolepis gracilipes chromosome 7, ASM4749672v1, whole genome shotgun sequence genomic segment:
- the Sse gene encoding uncharacterized protein Sse, with product MSLITDKIMRILHECHPDNDNIKNESNLGETKKSQKEIEGKKLEEIKSNAEKLIADERCNYVGSIEYASLNKMLAICNLEIGDEVTAIHHLVESHAVIVRQHIMHRYQKSQMYESLNMPQIYGLKPAHVKFETKFADNNESFKSKLSELPKEWYMIQVTAQYESSSILKHEKCMSTVMHAIHITILPTGPSDIEPLCITLPKPATQVSYDICKEIKKLLGTYRFHLRGTFANRKQYWKMREDQNNKMKIAINALEEIWLREWRILFMADPIENLEIVAEIDQMLDKLISDFKPSIEISKRCRWLLRKISTCACFLTHEEIARAVKFLLPEYEKLANNIILSIYGKLAYVQKLKSAKRKTLVLIIDEHMDYLAFEAMEILKNHPVTRFPSLHVAYALFKEHEDTIIEGCKIIKAKEDMGICMINNPGDLNKMEQRMKLFIDFWLPQWKDTHNMQPNEEIFEDALINHDILIYNGHGSGIEYLSGEHIERMKVKSTVLLFGCNSMKLLTIGGRYPPFGISNQYLIACSPCLLGMLWEVTDVDIDKMTAHFISNWIPSSSEKSWAEVDIDSWIGGILKLTKKTKKNKTEMEPEMLRAVAKAKNSCCHFMTAAAIIVRGLPMKIV from the exons ATGAGTTTAATTACTGACAAAATCATGCGAATTTTGCACGAATGTCATcctgataatgataatattaaaaatgaatcgaATCTAGGCGAGACGAAAAAATCACAAAAGGAAATCGAAGGAAAAAAGTTAgaggaaattaaaagtaatgcagaaaaattaatcgCGGATGAGCGATGCAATTATGTTGGAAGTATTGAATATGCTAGCTTGAATAAAATGCTGGCAATATGTAATTTAGAG ATTGGCGATGAAGTCACAGCCATTCATCATTTGGTAGAATCGCATGCAGTAATAGTTCGACAACACATTATGCACAGATATCAGAAATCCCAAATGTATGAATCTCTAAATATGCCTCAAATATATGGATTAAAACCAGCCCATGTAAAgtttgaaacaaaatttgcAGATAATAATGAATCATTTAAATCAAAACTCTCAGAACTACCAaaag AGTGGTATATGATTCAAGTTACTGCCCAATATGAATCTTCAAGTATATTAAAGCATGAAAAATGTATGTCTACTGTAATGCATGCCatacatattacaatattgCCCACAGGGCCATCTGATATAGAACCTTTGTGTATAACTTTGCCGAAACCTGCAACACAAGTATCTTATGATATTTGTAAGgagattaagaaattattggGTACATACAGATTTCATTTACGAGGCACTTTTGCAAATCGCAAACAATATTGGAAGATGCGTGAAGatcaaaacaataaaatgaag atagcTATAAATGCATTAGAAGAAATATGGCTGCGTGAAtggagaatattatttatggcTGATCCcattgaaaatttagaaattgtaGCTGAGATAGATCAAATGttggataaattaatatcagatTTTAAACCTTC CATTGAAATATCAAAGCGATGTAGATGGCTTCTAAGAAAGATATCAACATGTGCATGTTTTCTTACGCATGAGGAAATAGCACGTGCAGTGAAATTTCTGCTTCCTGAATATGAAAAACTtgcaaataacattattttgtctatttatggaaaattagcatatgtacaaaaattaaaaagcgcAAAGCGAAAGacattagttttaattatcgACGAG CACATGGATTATTTAGCATTTGAAGCTATGGAAATTCTTAAGAATCATCCTGTCACTCGTTTCCCATCTCTACACGTGGCATACGCGTTATTCAAGGAACACGAAGACACTATAATAGAaggttgtaaaataattaaagccAAAGAAGATATGGGAATTTGTATGATCAATAATCCGGGAGATTTAAACAAAATGGAGCAACGCATGAAgctttttatagatttttggCTACCACAATGGAAAGATACTCACAACATGCAGCCTAACGAAGAAATTTTCGAGGATGCGCTAATTAATcatgatattttaat ATATAATGGTCATGGGAGTGGCATAGAATATTTATCCGGAGAACATATTGAAAGAATGAAAGTGAAATCtactgttttattatttggcTGTAATAGCATGAAATTACTTACAATAGGTGGAAGGTATCCACCTTTTGGTAtttcaaatcaatatttaatagcatgcag tcCTTGTCTCCTGGGTATGTTGTGGGAAGTAACAGATGTTGATATTGACAAAATGACTGCACATTTTATTAGTAATTGGATCCCTTCATCATCTGAGAAATCATGGGCAGAGGTAGACATAGATAGTTGGATTGGCGGAATTTTAA aacttacgaagaaaacaaaaaagaacaaaacGGAAATGGAGCCAGAAATGTTACGGGCAGTGGCAAAGGCTAAAAATAGTTGCTGTCATTTTATGACAGCAGCTGCAATAATAGTACGAGGCTTACCAatgaaaatagtttaa
- the Gmppb gene encoding mannose-1-phosphate guanylyltransferase catalytic subunit beta codes for MHEKRKKLQTMRALILVGGYGTRLRPLTLSRPKPLVEFANKPILLHQIEALVQTNVTEVILAVSYRAQQMEEELVHEAKKLGVRLIFSHEPEPLGTAGPLALAREYLMASDDPFFVLNSDIICDFPFKQLLEFHENHGKEGTIIVTKVEEPSKYGVVVYKEDGKIENFVEKPQEFISNKINAGMYIFNPSVLNRIELKPTSIEKEVFPNMAQDGELYAMELPGFWMDVGQPKDFLTGMSMYLASLRQKHPEQLHSGPGIVGNVLIDPTAKIGKDCRIGPNVTIGPGVTLADGCCIKRSTILKAAVIKEHAWLDGCIVGWRSVVGRWVRMEGTTVLGEDVIVKDELYINGGQVLPHKSISTSVPEPQIIM; via the exons ATgcacgaaaaaagaaaaaagttacaaaCCATGCGTGCTTTAATACTTGTAGGTGGCTATGGGACCAGATTGCGACCTCTTACTTTAAGTAGACCCAAGCCACTTGTTGAATTTGCAAATAAACCAATACTCCTACATCAGATTGAAGCACTg GTACAAACTAATGTAACGGAAGTGATATTGGCTGTCTCCTATCGAGCACAGCAAATGGAAGAAGAGTTAGTTCACGAAGCAAAGAAATTAGGAGTAAGACTTATCTTCTCTCACGAACCGGAACCATTGGGTACTGCTGGACCGCTTGCGCTCGCGCGTGAATATTTAATGGCCAGTGATGATCCCTTCTTCGTTTTGAACTCTGATATTATTTGCGATTTTCCCTTTAAACAGCTCCTCGAATTTCATGAGAATCATGGTAAAGAGGGAACTATAATAGTCACTAAAGTAGAGGAGCCGTCAAAGTATGGTGTAGTTGTATACAAAGAGGatggaaaaattgaaaattttgtcgaaaaaccgcaagaatttatatctaacaaaattaatgCAG GTATGTACATCTTTAATCCAAGTGTATTGAACAGAATAGAATTGAAACCTACCAGCATCGAAAAGGAAGTTTTTCCAAACATGGCTCAGGATGGAGAATTGTACGCGATGGAATTGCCAGGTTTCTGGATGGATGTAGGACAACCTAAGGACTTTCTCACAG gaatgTCTATGTATCTTGCCTCGTTAAGACAGAAACATCCTGAACAGCTTCATTCTGGCCCGGGTATAGTAGGAAACGTGTTAATAGATCCGACGGCTAAAATTGGCAAGGATTGCAGGATCGGGCCCAACGTCACGATTGGACCTGGTGTCACTTTAGCTGATGGATGCTGTATCAAACGAAGCACTATTCTTAAGGCAGCTGTGATAAAAGAGCATGCATGGCTCGATGG ATGTATAGTTGGATGGAGAAGTGTCGTAGGACGATGGGTACGAATGGAAGGTACAACTGTACTAGGGGAAGATGTTATTGTGAAAGATGAACTCTATATCAATGGCGGACAAGTTTTGCCACATAAAAGCATTTCCACTTCTGTACCAGAACCGCAGATTATTATGTGA
- the Rpn12 gene encoding 26S proteasome non-ATPase regulatory subunit 8, producing the protein MAKLKMAALKDVVSLYQNLKREWTKTPCNLKKCGELLNQLKIGLTHLMFLPTSNSTASQNELLIARDVLEIGAQWSIAAEDIPSFERYMAQLKCYYFDYKSGLMESAYKYQLLGLNLLFLLSQNRVAEFHTELELLPSDQIQSNVYIRHPLSLEQYLMEGSYNKIFLAKGNVPAASYNFFIDILLNTVRDEIGACMESAYDKISIQDAARMLNLSTEKDIKAFAAKKNWNLSKDGYFYFTTTSEKKSEEPIPSSELAALAIDYARELEMIV; encoded by the exons ATGGCGAAATTAAAAATGGCAGCCCTCAAGGATGTTGTTTCTTTGTACCAGAATTTAAAACGCGAGTGGACAAAAACCCCGTGTAATTTGAAGAAATGCGGCGAATTGCTCAATCAATTGAAG ATCGGGCTCACGCATCTGATGTTTCTCCCGACGTCAAACAGCACAGCCAGTCAAAATGAATTACTAATTGCCA GAGACGTACTGGAAATCGGAGCACAATGGAGCATCGCTGCCGAAGATATACCTTCCTTCGAGCGTTACATGGCGCAGCTCAAGTGCTACTATTTTGATTACAAGTCCGGTTTGATGGAGTCGGCGTACAAGTATCAGCTTCTCGGTCTGAATCTTCTATTCCTGCTGTCGCAAAACCGCGTCGCTGAGTTTCACACAGAACTGGAACTTTTACCGTCTGATCAGATACAATCCAATGTTTACATAAGGCATCCTTTGAGCCTGGAACAATACCTGATGGAGGGTTCGTACAACAAGATTTTCCTGGCCAAAGGCAACGTGCCTGCCGCTTCCTACAATTTCTTTatagacattttattaaatactgtACGCGATGAGATTGGCGCGTGTATGGAGAGCGCGTATGACAAGATCTCCATCCAGGACGCTGCGAGGATGCTCAATTTAAGCacggaaaaagatataaaggcATTTGCTGCCAAGAAGAATTGGAATCTGTCCAAGGACGGTTACTTTTACTTTACCACGACCAGTGAGAAAAAGTCCGAGGAGCCTATCCCCAGCTCTGAATTGGCAGCGCTTGCTATAGACTACGCCCGAGAATTGGAAATGATTGTTTAA